The Clostridiales bacterium region TTTTATCCTATAGAACACCCTCTTGCTTTTCCCTTCTCTATATCACCTCTTCTTACATTTTCTCTATTAGACATAATATCTAATATTACTTTTTATTACTTCTTCTTCTCACCTCTTTATTCCATTTTTTTCTTTTTAGTGTGTTTTTTTCCTTCTTCTCCTAAAATTTAACATATATTATGTTGTTTGTCAAGCATTTTTGGATTAAATTGTATTTTTTTATTGAAAAATACTGTTATATTGACTCACAATATCTTTATAACCTAAAATATAATTAGTAAAAAAAGTAAAAATATAGTTAATTTACAAATAAAAAAACTCCCCAAATATATGTTTAAATCAAACACATATATTTGAAGAAGCAAAAAGCCATTAATTAAACATCGTACACTGTGTCTACACAGCTTTAGCCTATTCGTATTTATAATGAAGCATACTTACACCAACTTTTAGAAACAAAAATCCTCTACAACTAAAAAACTTCTACAAGAGCCACTTCTACTTTCTTTTCTTTGAAAAAGGTAACTCTTGGTACATTTTTTCTATAAGCTCTTTTAAAAAATCCTTACTATCTATATTGTCTACCATAATCATCTCTTTTCCACCTTTATATGGAATCTCCATATTTGCATGTGGCATCATAGCTAATCCAACTTCAGTCGGTTTCACAAGAAATCGATCATCGTATATACCACCCACTATCTTGTCTCTATAATAAATAATATACTCTCCCATCATATACCTATATGTTATTTCATCTAGCTCTGACAACTGTTCCAAAACAAAATCCAGATACTCTTTATTAGAACCCATTTTATTTCCTCTCTTGTTTCTCTACAATTTTTAAAATACTCTTACCCATTTTGGGAACTTTAACATATCCATTTTTCTGGCAAATTTCTAGTCTTTTTATCCTAATTTGCAATTTACTATTTATGTGCAATCGCTTCTATTTCAACCATAGCACCCTTAGGAAGACTAGACACTTCAAAACAAGCTCTAGCTGGCACATCATTCTTAAAAAATTCACCATATGCTTCATTAATTTCAGGAAATTTGCTAAGATCTTTAACGAGAACTGTTGTTTTTAAGATCTTATCCA contains the following coding sequences:
- a CDS encoding TfoX/Sxy family protein encodes the protein MGSNKEYLDFVLEQLSELDEITYRYMMGEYIIYYRDKIVGGIYDDRFLVKPTEVGLAMMPHANMEIPYKGGKEMIMVDNIDSKDFLKELIEKMYQELPFSKKRK